Within the Leptolyngbya sp. CCY15150 genome, the region AGCATCACCTCGCCGACGATCGCCCCGACGACAATCCCCACCATCAGCATCGCCCAGACGATGCCCACTAGCTTGGAGCGGTTATCTTCATCGGAAATGTCAACTAACAGGGCGGTAAAAGGCGTTGAACTAGCGCTAATACAAAGTCCGTAGCATCCAAACATCAGCGCCAGCAGCCCCACCCAACCATAGGTTGGCGCTGCCCAACCCGCCGTTTCAACACTCGCGCCCAGTTGCCAAACCACCTGCACAGCAAGGAAGAGGCAAATGGCTTGCAGCGTCATGCCAATCCACACATAGCCGGTGCGATGATGGCCGCGAATGGGCCGCGAGTCAGACATTTGGCCAAACCAGATCCGAGCCGGGGCCACGAACTGATACATGGCGATCGCCCCTGCTGCCAGCACGCCTGGAATGCGCAGCTCGGAAATCATCACCTGGTTTAACACCCCTAGGGTGAGCAAGGACAGTAGCCCTAGCCCCATTTGGAAGAGGCCAAGACGAAACATAGTAAACAGCGTAATTTTTGGACGACTTGGAGCCATCACATCTCCAAGCGGTGGATTCGACAAATGTTCAGTTGCCATGGGACAGGTGTAGACGTGAAACTGTGGGTGTGAAACTAGTATGGACGGCTAAACCATTGATGGAGATAGATGGTTATCTACCACAATAGCGGGCCTGGTGTATGAGGCGATCGCAAGATTCACCACAGGATTCACCGCATTACCCCATCGCCTATCACCTAGCCCCTCAGGAATCATGATGCCGTCCTCATCGCTGTCAGGGTTGGGGTCACAAATCGGAAGGTTAGGGTAGTTCCACGGAAGTGGGTTTAGCAATGTGGGGCAGCCCCCAGCCCAGCTTCTCCCGCAGCACCTGGAAGAACTCCGGAGGGCGCAGCCGGATGAACTTGGCACTATAGGGCGATCGCATCACCTGCACCCGGTCTTCGGGGAGCACATAACAGCCAGCATTGCCATCCACCACCATCACCAAGCGATCGGGGTTGGCAGGGTGGATGACCACCAGCTCATGGTCAGAAAACACCAGGGCTCGGGATGCTAGGGAATGGGGGCAGATGGGGATTAATTGCAGCACCGGCACCCCCGGCGCAATTACAGGGCCGCCGGCCGAAAGCGCATAGGCGGTGGAGCCCGTGGGGGTCGATACAATCACACCATCGGCAGCAATATCAACGGGGGCGTGGCGGCCAATGGCAATTTCAAAATGGCACATGCTGGTCAGGGGTTCTCGGTGCAGCACCATTTCGTTTAAACACAGCGCCTCCCAGGCCAACTGGTCGTTGTGAAACATTTGCACGACCAGCATGACGCGATGCTCAATGGTGTAGTCACCGCTGAGGACGCAGTCGATCGCCTGGGGTAGTTGGTTGAGATAGGCTTCGGTCAAAAAGCCCATATGCCCGGTGTTGATGGTGAGCAGAGGCACGCCCGTAGGCGCAACCTGGCGAGCCGCAGCCAGCACCGTGCCATCGCCCCCCAGCACCATGGCAAAGTCCATATCTGCATCGAAATGGGGCGGAACCAAATCCTCGATGGGAGTTCGCTGAACAGGATCATCGGGGCTGGAGTAGCCAAGGATGCCTCCTGCGCCCGACAGCCGATGCACGTCATATCCTAACTGGCGGAGCTTTTCGTCTAGCTCCGTGGCAACTCGACAGGCGACCGGCTTCGTATCGTTATATATAATGCCTACTTTGGGCACGCGCAACGTCCAAATTTATAATCAAATGGTTATGAATGGGCTGTCTAGCATCGGGTTTTAGCCGAAGACAGGCAAGGCGCAAGGCTGGAACCAACGCATTCAGTCTAGATCGGGGCATCCCATGGGGATCAAACCCAATCTGTGAAGCCGTCGCATCCTGCGGGTGTCGGTCTAGATTTAGCGGCACCCATTTGCGCTTCTATCTAGATTAGTGTGATTTGCACTGCTTTGAACAGCCATCCCCCAAGTCTGCCGAACCGCTGGGTTGGGGGGGCGATCGCCATTAGGCTTTCCAATCTCAATCATCAGAAACTCCGATGCTGTGGTGGGGAGATCTCGGAGATAAACGCCTCAAAGCTATGTATGTCGAGATGTTGAGCGATCGCTGCTCGTTTTGAAAATGACAGCCCGAAACCTAGAGTCGGCGCAAATCATCCATATTCGCTCCCCGGCTTGTTGTCGAAGCCTTCATATTTTGTTACAAAGAGAGCAGATGGCTTGTAGGCAGGATACTGCATGTTTGGTGGATTGACTGGATTTGCAAATGGCTCCAAGACCGACGTTGGAGAACAGATGTTGAATGCGGCGGCGAGTCAGTCGATCCGTCACTTGTTTTCCAAAAGTGATGCGGTCGATGTCGCTGTTCGTTGCTACCCATCCAGTAAGCTACTGCAGGGCAGCATTGACAGCTTCAAGATGACGGGACGCGGTCTGGTGATTCGCCGTCAGTTTGCGGTAGAGGAAATGTCCTTTGAAACCGATGCCGTAGCTCTAGATGTTGGTGGTATTTTCGCCGGACAGATTCGTCTGCGCCAGCCCACCCAGGCGGTGGCCCAAGTGGTGCTGTCGGAAAAGGCGATTAACGATGCCTTCACGGCCGATTTAGTTGAAAAGCGCCTCAAGAACGTCGATCTAGAGGTGCTCACCCAGCTCTCGGGGGGAGAACCGGTATCGTTTCGCGACGTGGTGGTAACGCTACTGCCAGGCAATCGGGTAGCGATCGCTGCCAAGACTGATTTGCCCAACCGTCAAGATGTGCCCATTTCCATGAAGGCCACCTTGATGATCGAAAAGCGGCGACGGCTGCGGTTTGGCGAGGCAGAATTTTGGGATGAGGCCGTGCCCGCTGAGGTGCGATCGCTCTCGGAAACCTTGACCATGGCCTTTGCCGAAGTTCTCAATGAAATGGTAGATCTAGATCGGTTTGACCTTGATGGCGTCAAGCTACGCCTCAACCGATTAGAGGTTGAGGGGAAAAATCTAGTCCTGAGCGGGTATGCTCAGATTGACCATTTCCCAGGTATTCGTTAGTGCCTGATTCGGCGATGCCAGTT harbors:
- a CDS encoding NAD(+) kinase; translation: MPKVGIIYNDTKPVACRVATELDEKLRQLGYDVHRLSGAGGILGYSSPDDPVQRTPIEDLVPPHFDADMDFAMVLGGDGTVLAAARQVAPTGVPLLTINTGHMGFLTEAYLNQLPQAIDCVLSGDYTIEHRVMLVVQMFHNDQLAWEALCLNEMVLHREPLTSMCHFEIAIGRHAPVDIAADGVIVSTPTGSTAYALSAGGPVIAPGVPVLQLIPICPHSLASRALVFSDHELVVIHPANPDRLVMVVDGNAGCYVLPEDRVQVMRSPYSAKFIRLRPPEFFQVLREKLGWGLPHIAKPTSVELP
- a CDS encoding DUF2993 domain-containing protein → MFGGLTGFANGSKTDVGEQMLNAAASQSIRHLFSKSDAVDVAVRCYPSSKLLQGSIDSFKMTGRGLVIRRQFAVEEMSFETDAVALDVGGIFAGQIRLRQPTQAVAQVVLSEKAINDAFTADLVEKRLKNVDLEVLTQLSGGEPVSFRDVVVTLLPGNRVAIAAKTDLPNRQDVPISMKATLMIEKRRRLRFGEAEFWDEAVPAEVRSLSETLTMAFAEVLNEMVDLDRFDLDGVKLRLNRLEVEGKNLVLSGYAQIDHFPGIR